The DNA sequence TCTAAAACTCCTAAAGTACATATTGACGTCAAATggatttgtcacaacccaattctcttataggccgtgatggcgcccggCAGTGGCACTGCCGCTatgcaagccaacagtgaactaaccacgTGATTTTACCTTTTAATagattttcaagtaattaaacttttcttaatttaaaagatTTAAGGAACAACatgtttaaaataaataaaacgagAGCAGCTGAGTAAAATCATAACCATAGAAATAATCCAAAACtacaagtctactagtgtgtgccaagacctggtatcacaagtgtatgagcactaatagattatacaaaacgcTGGctaatgtctgaaataaaaatagacaggaATAAAAGTAAAGGAGAGACTCTAGGATGCTGCGGAACGGCTAAGGAAAAGCAGTTCACCACTAAGCCTTTGGGTAGGGAGGGTGCACGCCGGTGTGATCGCTAGATGCAACTGCCTCATATCCTGCACTGTTAGtgaagaagtgtagcgtgagtacataaacaacatgtacccaataagtatcaagtctaatctcgaagaagtagtgacgaggggtcgacttcgacacttactatgggcaagCAATATAAATATAGAAATTCAAAATAAacatgggttatgtaaataataataataataataataataataataataataataataataataataataataataacaacaactcaCTAACAAGCAGGAACAATTAATTCTATCACAAATTTATAAACTCCAAGTAAATTTTTGTCATTAAATAATATTAACCTCACAagccacaaaataacatcaagtaTGATTAGGCTCTGAGTATTAATAAGTACGATTTATGCTgaagtcgttcggcccgatccaaaataacgtgtacactaccgagggacgtgcggcatgatccatagatgcatctattctactgccGAGACATTTGGCCCGcttcacaagaagagaggataccctataagcatttgacttaacatTATTACCAAACTAATACACAATGTCATACAATTTCCATTAACGATCAAGTGATCCGCTCAAGATTTAAGCAAGTGAAATTCAGCCTTTTTACAATTCTTCTAACAAGTTataatataatttaagcactttaAATTAGCAAAcaggtgcaaacattacaagaaaTTCATGATTTGGATCCTAAACTACATGGACATaaacataaatagtagctacgcacagacactcgtcacttcgtgcgtacgtagcccccacaattagaagtaaagattaatttaaattacctatggggtaaattttctcttacaaggttaggcaagagacttacctcatctcaaagctcactttccgacctcaaattcactctaaagcctcaattcgatgccgaacaACCCGAAACTACTCAaggttatataaattaatcaatacatgctcaaaatttcatattctaactattacaGTGATTATCCAACCccaattgaaagattcctaaaatttatctgtggcccacatgcccggattccggaaatgttcaaagataaatattacccataaccttatgaactcaaatatataattttcactcaattccataaccattttcgtggttaaaaattatttttattaaaacctaaatttttttatctaaacccataattttcacaaatttatatgttacaatctacccataaatcatgtattaaactcacattaggtagaatTACTTACATTCAAAAGCTAGGTTGAAATCCCCCTcttaaaagctccaaaatcgcccaagaggaTAATAAATGGACTCAACAATGGACTCAAAATGGTTGAGTCCCGTCATTAAATGAGGGTTCTACCCAGCAAAACTTTCGCATCTGTGGTTACTGGGCCGTATTTACGGCACCGCTTCTGCGGCACtaggtctgcttctgcggaactccACAGGCCCAGCgtaggccgcatctgcggacgaGCTTCAACTTTTGCGGTCTCGATTCTGCGGCTCCTCGTCGCAGAAGCGGGGTCACTTCTGCGGACCACTGACCAAGATccaaagccgcttctgcggccaaaagAATGCATCTGCgggttcgcacctgcggccaaaagcttgcaggtgcgggcacaccagaactggtgcaccaacaGCCCTTTTGAGTCTTAACTCAATCCGCGCATCATCCGAATGGCGTCCGGggccccccgagaccccgtccaaacataccaacaagtttgaaatcataaaacaaacTCGCTCGTACCCTCGGAACGctgaaaacaacattaaaactaagaatcgcaacccaaaaccaatatgatcaacttatgaacttcaagttcttctaacttactctgaacgcgccgaaacatacttaaactactcggaatgacgccaaattttgtgtGTAAGTCTTAAaccaccatacagaactattcccagttcgaaatctcaaacggacctcgataacataaaaacctactccaaaccaaatttaaagaactctaaatccttcaatgatccaattttcactattaagcgctgaaacgccccgggtcatccaaaacccgttTCGAAcctacgcccaagttcaaaatcatcatacgaacctattggaataatcaaatcctaattctgagatcgtttactcaaaacgctGACTCAAGTCAAATTTAACCCTTTAAATCaatattaaggaaccaagtgttttgaTTCCAacacgaacccttccaaaccccgaactaaccatccccgtaagtcataaaatagtaaaatcataTACGAGGAGTCTCATTTAGGGTAACAAGGTTCTGGAAAGCAAAACGAttgatcgagtcgttacattcttcaccttttaaacaaacgttcgtcctcgaacgagtctagaatcatacctggactGAAGAATAGGTatggatatatgctccgcatgtcttcctcggccttccaagtcgcctcctcgactagttGGCCCCTCAATTGAACCCTTACCACGAAAATCCTCTtgggacctcaactggcgaacctgcctatcaaaTGGTAaccagctcctcctcataacccggGCTCTCATCTAACGGAATCGTactgatacctccggagcatagacacgtgtaagaccgaatgaactcccgatagactgggaggcaaggcacgctcataagaaacctccccaactcgtatcaatatctcaaatggacctataaaccttgggctcaacttgcccttcttcccgaacctcatgattcccttcatcggcgagactttcaagagatttttctcgcccaccataaatgataaatcacgcaccttctaatccgcgtaactcttctgtcttgactatgctgtacgaagttgctcctgaatcaactttaccttttccaaggcatccttcaccaaatcagtaccatataacttagcctcgccgggctcaaaccatccgatggatgaatgacatcgccgaccatataaaggttcaaatggagtcatctcgatgctggactgataactgttgttgtaagcaaactcggccaaaggcaagaatagATCTCACTGCCCTACAAAGTCAATCACActtgctctgagcatatcctctaagatttGAAATGTCCGCTCcaactgcccatcggtctgcggatgaaagattgtgctgagctctacacgggtccccaactcactctgtactgctctccaaaaatgcaaagtaaactgagggcctcaatctgatatgatggaaactggCACACCAACctaacaatctcctgaatataaatctgggccagcctttctgaagaatacgtggtcacaatcggaatgaagtgtgccaacttggtcaacctgtcgacaatgacccaaactgcatcaaacttccgcaaggtccgcggtaacccaactatgaagtccatagtaatgcgctcccatttccactcaggtatagtcatctgctaaagcaggccacctggcctctgatgctcatacttaaccagCTTGCAATTTAAACACCTAGCAATATACTCAACTAAGtcattcttcatccgccgccaccaataatgctgcatcaggtcataatacatattcatagcacctggataaatagaataccgagaactgtgtgcctcctctagaatcttttccctcagcccatcaatattaggaacacatagacgaccctggattcgtagaacaccatcctcgctgatagtaacctccttggaaccaccctgtagtactgcctctctgagaaccaataagtgcggatcatcaaactggagaACCTTGAtatgctcgaatagtgaagactgggcaacgatgcatgcaagaactcagctAGGCTATGAGATATCCAAccttacaagtctgttagccaaggactgaatgtctaaATCTAGTGGCCTCTCcgctgctgaaatgaatgccaaactacccatacttcttcctttctgctcaaggcatccaagACTACATTCACCTAGCCTGGATGATAaatgatggtaatatcatagtcttttagtaactcaagccacttgtgctgcctcaaattgggATCTctatgcttgaacaaatgttgcaagctatgatgatcggtgtaaacctcacaggacaccccgtaaatataatgcctccagatcttaagagtaTGAATAATTGTTGCCAACTCCAAATTAtgtacaaggtaattcttctcatggggcttcagcagacgtgaagcatatgcataACTCacccatcctgcatcaatacgcaACCCAAACTagtgcgtgaagcatcgcaacacacagtatacatcccagaaccagaaggcaacactagaactggtgccgtagtcaaagctgtcttgagcttctgaaagctcgcctcacaatcatcggaccaatggaatggagcacccttctgggtcaatctagtcaaaggtgctgcaatagatgagaaacccttcacaagccgatgataataacctgctaaccccaataAGCTCCTAATCTCGGTCGTcgtagtaggacgaggccaactctaaaatgcctcaatattcttggtatctactttaataccctcgcccgatacaacataccccaagaatgctatagaatctagccaaaactcatacttagagaacttagcatatagcttttgttcccgcaaggtctgaagtaccactctcaaatgctgctcgtgctcctccatgtcgcgcgagtagatcaagacgtcatcaatgaagacaataacaaatgaatcaatatatggcctgaacaccatgtttatcaaatccataaataccactggggcattagtcaagccgaaagacatcactagaaactcataatggccatatctagtccagaaagcagtctttggaactttcgaatcccgaatcttcaactgatggtaccccgatctcaagtcgatcttagagaacaccctaaaccttgcaactggtcaaacaaatcatcaatacgcggcaacggatacttgttcttaatggtaactttgttcaactggcggtaatcaatgcacatccgcatagtctcatctttcttcttcacaaataacattggcgcaccccaaggtgatacactaggcctgacaaacccctttgctagtaactcctcaagctagtcctttaactccttcaactctttcagagccatgcagtatggtggaatagagataggctaggtacctggagctaaatcaatatagaaatcgatatcacgatttggtggcatgcttggaagatcagaaggaaacacatcggtgaactcccggactacaggcactgaatcaattatCGGAGTCCCAGATCCTGCACAgtcagtgcagaagtatagcgtgagtacataaacaatatttacccagtaagtatcaagtctaacctcgaagtagTGGCGGGGAGTTGACTTCAACAGTTACTATGGCctaacaatataaataaaaaattctaaataaacatgggttatgtaaataataacaataactcaCTAACAAGCAGGAACAATTAATTCTTTCACAAATTTATAAATTCTAAGTAAATTTATGTCATTAAATAATTTTAACCTCACAagccacaaaataatatcaagtatgattAGGCCCCGAGTATTAATAAgtacgaattatgccgaggttgttcggcccgatccagactaacgtgtatactgccgagggacgtgcgacacgatccataaatgcatgtattttactgccgaggcattcggcccgctccacaagaagagagaatatcctataagcatttgacttaacaaTATTACCAAGCTAATACACAATGTCATACAATTTCCATTAACGGTTAAGTGATCCGCTCAAGATATAAGCAAGTGAAATTCGGCCTCTTTACAATTTTTCTAACAAGTTataatataatttaagcactttaAATTAGCAAGtaggtgcaaacattacaagaaaTTTATGATTTggatcctaaactacccggacataagcataaatagtaactacgcacggactctcgtcacctcgcgcgtacgtagcccccacaattagaagaaaagattaatttaaatcacctatgaaataaattccctcttacaaggttaggcaagagacttacctcgtctcaaaactCACTTTCTTgcctcaaattcactctaaagcctcaactcggtgccgaacaatccgaaactagtcaaatgttatataaattaatcaatacatgctcaaaagctcatattctaactattagagtgattacccaatcccaattgaaagatttctaaaatttacccccgggcccacatgcccggattgcGAAAactttcgaagataaatgttacccataaccttacgaacttcaatatataattttcactcaattccataactattttcgtggttaaatctcatttttatcaaaacataggtttttcatctaaacccataattttcacaaatttacatgttataatctactcataatccatgtattaaactcacattgggtAGGAATTATTTATATTCAAAAGCTAGGTTAAAATCCCCCTcttaaaagctccaaaatcgcccaagaatatAATAAACAGACTCAAAATGGTTGAGTCCCATCATTAAATGAGGGTGCTGCCCAGCAGAACTTTCGCATCTGTGATTACTGGGTCGCATTTGCggtaccgcttctgcggaactccaaAGGCCCAACataggccgcatctgcggacgagcttccgcttttgcggtctcgcttctgcggccaaaaggacgcatctgcgagctcacacctgcggccaaacgctcgcaggtgcgggcacaccagaactggtgcaccagcagccctttTGAGTCTTAACTTAATCCGCGTATCGTCTGAATGGAGTCCAgggcccccgaggccccgtccaaatataccaacaagtttgaaatcataaaatagaTTCGCCCGCACACTCGGAACGTGGAAAAcaatattaaaattaataatcgcaacccaaaaccaatatgatcaacttatgaacttcaagttcttccaacttactctgaacgcgtcgaaacatacttaaactactcggaatgatatcaaattttgcgtgcaagtcttaaaccactatacagaactattcccagtctctaaatcccaaacggacctcgctAACACATaaacctactccaaatcaaatttaagaaCTCTAAATCCTTCAATGAGccaattttcactattaagcgccaaaacgctcccgagtcatTCAAAAATCGATCCAAAcctatgcccaagtccaaaatcatcatacgaacttattagaaacgtcaaatcccgattccgatattgtttactcaaaacgttgagtCAAGTCAAATTTAGcctttttaataaatattaaggaaccaagtgttccgattccaacccgaaccctttcaaacccCGAACTAACTATCctcgcaagttataaaatagtaaaagcacatacggggagtctcaTTTAGGGAAACaaggttttagaaagaaaaacgaccggtcgagtcgttacaggaTTCCTCTAAAATCAAATTATTACAAATTAAATACTGATGGAGCAATCTCCCATCAATCTGGAATCCAGCATAAGGGGGCTCATTCAGGATGCTCAGGGAACTTGGATTAGAGGGTTTGTTGGTAATGTCACTACAAAAAACAGCATGGAAGCAGAATTACAGACATTTTCCATGGATAACAGTTATCAATTAAGTTTAATTTGGTTCCACTTGAAGTAAACATTGACACCTCAGAGGTAATCACAGTTTAAGAAATGAAAATCTGCTCTACGCTAATATCATCTATGATTACAGGCACCAGCTCCACCAGCTCCATGATTTGCATCTCATACACGTGTACAAAGAGCAAAACGGGGTAGCGGATAGGTTAGCCAAGAAAGGTTGTACGATGGAGTACTCAGCAACACCAACTATTTTTGTGTCACCACCCATTTTTGTTATCGAACAACTAAGACCAGATCAGTCAGGCGCTACAACTCTCCAGAAAGTATCACCCACTCAAGTATGGCAATCTGTCAGGCTTGACACTCAAACACCACCTTTTGCTTCACATCCGGCAGACTTGTTGGCAACAAACATTCACCCTCTACAACATGGTGCTGCACATAGAGTTACTATAGTAGAAAACTCCACTTTATGTAATGATCCTTTGGATCAACACTCCACAGTAGATGTTAGTAACAATTCTACTAGTAGTATTTGTAGTATTAGTACTTTGGTGCATCTCCGGTAACAATGCatctttataaataatactccctccagtccacaataagtaattttttggttgttttcacacatattaagaaattcaccttttgacattaattagcaataaattaaccatattaacctttactatctcttcacataaacacCCATAACACATACTCTAACACTTTTTACTTCAAGGGCAatgtaggaaaaaaataattcattcattcttgaaatctgaaaaaatcacttattttggactataaaaaaaagctaaaaaatcacttattgtgtACCGGAGGGAGTATAAGCTTATCTTtactacccaaaaaaaaaaaaaaaaagaagaagagtatCATGTCAACTAAAGGAGAAATTATACTATTAACTAGCATTAACTAAGTAGACAAGGACTAACCTGAAGAATTTTCAGTTATCACATTTTTGAATAAATAATCAACAGTAACGCATTTTTCCAGTTCACATAGCACAACAACATTTTATCAGGTTCTAAAATTCACACGACGTCGTTGTTGCATTCTTCTTACATTTTCGAACCCCACCACCTCAACGGACAGCCTCAATAACAAAGCTAATGATCTGTTTACACTTTCAAATAATATAACCAAAAAAGAAATAAACTTTTTCCTGTATCAGACCAATGTTTCTCCATTTAGATAGAAGTATACATACCTATAAGATTCTATCAGCCAAAAAAGTGTGTAACATCAGTTCATCTGAGTTGATGAACTATAATAATACCCTCTTTAAACTCTAGGGGTTTTGGAGTTTACTTCTTCTTCTCCTTGATTTGTACTTCAAAAAATCGTTCTTTATGCTTTAAAGAAACATACCCAGAAGgaaagttttgattttttttgtttgaaGATGAAACGAGCTAAGTTTGACTCAGTAATCTCAGTGAGTCGACTCAGATCGATTCAAGTTTTGATGGGTTTattgtttttgtattttatgtTAGTTACTTTGGAAATACCTTTGATTTCAAGATTTGGGTTTGAGTTAGAATCCTCTCAACTTATTTCTACACCATTTGATTCCAACTCCAAATTCAGCAGACTCAACAGTATGAGTCAAGATCCAGTTTTTCCTTCAAAAATGGGATTATCATTACCTAAAAGGAAAATGGGGGAGTTCAAGAAAGTATCCGGTTTGATTTTTGATGAAAAAGCATTTGATAGTTTTGATAAAGACGAGTTCTCTGAGTTGCATAAGGTGGTTAGGGATGCTTTTGTTACTGGGAAGAAACTGTTTCAGGATATTGAATCAGGGAAAGTTGAGAGCGAGTTAGTGAGTTTGACTCAGAAGAATCGGACCGAGTCGTGCCCCGACTCGGTGTCATCCTGGGGTAGTGAGTTTGTGGCTGGAGGGAAGATAATGGTGATACCTTGTGGATTGACTTTAGGGTCTCATATAACAGTTGTGGGGACGCCGAGATGGGCCCACGAAGAGAAGGATCCTAAGATTACTTTAGTGAAGGATGATGAAGAGACAGTGATGGTTTCACAGTTTATGATGGAATTGCAAGGATTGAAGACAGTTGATGGAGAGGACCCGCCGAGGATACTGcatttgaatccgaggttgaaAGGGGATTGGAGTGGTAAGCCAGTGATTGAGCAGAATACATGTTATAGGATGCAGTGGGGTTCTGCAATGAGGTGTGATGGTTGGAAATCCAAGCTTAGTGAGGAAACTGGTGAGGAATTTATGTTGTTGATGCATTGCATTTTCGTTTCATATTCGTTAATTGTTTGGTCGTTTATTTAATTCAGATGCATTAGTTTATGGTGTTGCATTCACGCTATGTTCTGGTAGGGAAAGGTGTGAAATTTTGAGAACCTCTAGTTTTAGCGAATCCTAGGTTGCATTAAAGAGATTATTTACCAGTATTGGAGTGAAATGAGTCTGATTAGAATGGAACAGATAGAGATTGTTCAAATAACTGACCCGAACTAGTTTGAGATTAAGTGTTAGTCAACTTGTATGCTGAGTATTTGTTATTTATGTGGTTGCTTTCACTTCTCTTTAGGAAATGTTGGAATTTTTAAAGATTCTCCTGTAGCTCGTGTTGCTGTTTTGGGTTGTTAAATGTCCCATTTTTACAATAAAATTTAGGGAAAGGAAAGTCAGACTTTGAACTTCTGTTGGGCTGTCTGAGCTGAATTTTGATTGACCAGAATTTTCGCAAAGATATTGTAGTAAATAGATCATTGAATAAGCTATCAGATCAGTATAAAACTTGATTAACTGAATTCGGAGCTATTATTGAACATCAATTATTGATTTATCATGTAATATTGTGTTGCTGGATGGTATTACTTAAGATTTTAACTTAGTGTTGTCTGTGTTTGTGAATGAAGTGGACGGACAGGTGAAATGTGAAAAGTGGATACGTGATGATGATAATCACTCTGAAGAATCAAAGGCCACGTGGTGGCTGAAGAGACTTATTAGTGGGAGGACAAAGAAGGTCTCGATCGACTGGCCATACCCTTTTGTAGAGAACAAGTTGTTTGTGCTTACTCTCAGTGCTGGCTTAGAAGGTTATCACATCAATGTAGATGGGAGACATATCACTTCCTTTCCTTATCGCACCGTGAGTACTGTCTAAAAATTATTAGTATATTTTAATGTTCTGTTATGATTCATGTTGGTTAATAAACTTTTTTGTTATGAATTCACAGGGTTTTACTCTTGAGGATGCAACGGGTCTGTTTGTTAACGGGGATATTGATGTGCATTCTGTATTTGCTGCTTCGTTACCATCAACACATCCAAGTTTTGCTCCGCAGAGGCATTTGGAAATGTTACCCAAGTGGCAAGCTCCGCCACTTCCTGATGGACCAGTTGAGCTTTTTATTGGCATCCTTTCTGCAGGCAATCATTTTGCTGAGAGAATGGCTGTGAGAAAATCTTGGATGCAGCATTCATCAATTAAGTCTTCAAACATTGTAGCCCGTTTTTTTGTGGCAATGGTAAGACTAGGCTTATACAGAAGTGTCGATTCATGGCAATGATTTATCATATTTGGAGCCAGGAGCCTTACATGTGCTTATATTTGAATTAATATATTGCAGCACGGAAGAAAGGAGATAAATGTGGAGCTAGTGAAAGAAGCAGATTTTTTTGGTGATGTTGTTATAGTTCCTTATATGGACAATTACGACCTTGTTGTATTGAAGACAGTAGCAATTTGTGAATATGGGGTGCGTGCAATCACAAAATTCCAAGATGCTCATCTAGGCCTCAGTTTTTTCTCATATGCTTTTTAACATTTATGTACTCGTGGAATATTTCAGGTCCGTATAGTCGCTGCAAAGTATGTAATGAAGTGTGATGATGACACCTTTGTAAGAATTGATGCTGTGATGAAGGAAGTTAAGAAAGTGCGTAGTGGTAGAAGCCTTTATGTTGGAAACATCAATTACTACCACAAGCCCCTTCGACATGGTAAATGGGCTGTCACCTATGAGGTAGTCTTTCTCACTCTATCAATATTACGCTTCAGTTCTATGTACAGTGTAGTCTACTGACTTTCGACTGCCTTTAACAGTTTAACTCATTATAAATGGAAATGGACACCAGAGTTCCCTAATAGGTAAAAGTGGGCAACCTCATTATGGCCATAAAAAAAGAGTTCATGTTTCCCTGTGATAAATTAGGAAACATAGGAAAGAAAAGATACAACAACCTCTTTCTTCCTTATTATATTCCTTTTActgtccccccccccccttttacTCTTATCGCAGCACAACAACATTTTTGAACTGCTGAATTATCGTTTATGCTAAATAAGATGGAATGAATATATAGGATTCGCATAGCCGATTGAGTAGTATGGGATTGCGGCAGCAACAAACCAAAAGGGCCCAACCTCCAACTAAGTGATTCAAATCGCCAAAGGTTTAGTGTCCAAGTTACACAAATATAAGGAaaaatctctttttttttcctgGAGTGACAGTGAAGAGTTCATCCATGTAGAGGCAACTAATACAACGTTTGAACTAAAAGATTAGCCCTTGACACCTTCATTAGAAATTGGACTACATAGGAAAGTGGGCTTGGTCTTCAGTTTTCCTTGTTTGATCGGTCGGGCCTTGTACTGGGCTACCTCTTATATTAGAAACCCCACCAAACAGCACTATTCCTTTAATGATTACTTCAATTTCATCTACCATGATTCTAGAAAAAGC is a window from the Nicotiana tomentosiformis chromosome 10, ASM39032v3, whole genome shotgun sequence genome containing:
- the LOC104098759 gene encoding hydroxyproline O-galactosyltransferase GALT6-like, which gives rise to MKRAKFDSVISVSRLRSIQVLMGLLFLYFMLVTLEIPLISRFGFELESSQLISTPFDSNSKFSRLNSMSQDPVFPSKMGLSLPKRKMGEFKKVSGLIFDEKAFDSFDKDEFSELHKVVRDAFVTGKKLFQDIESGKVESELVSLTQKNRTESCPDSVSSWGSEFVAGGKIMVIPCGLTLGSHITVVGTPRWAHEEKDPKITLVKDDEETVMVSQFMMELQGLKTVDGEDPPRILHLNPRLKGDWSGKPVIEQNTCYRMQWGSAMRCDGWKSKLSEETVDGQVKCEKWIRDDDNHSEESKATWWLKRLISGRTKKVSIDWPYPFVENKLFVLTLSAGLEGYHINVDGRHITSFPYRTGFTLEDATGLFVNGDIDVHSVFAASLPSTHPSFAPQRHLEMLPKWQAPPLPDGPVELFIGILSAGNHFAERMAVRKSWMQHSSIKSSNIVARFFVAMHGRKEINVELVKEADFFGDVVIVPYMDNYDLVVLKTVAICEYGVRIVAAKYVMKCDDDTFVRIDAVMKEVKKVRSGRSLYVGNINYYHKPLRHGKWAVTYEEWPEEDYPPYANGPGYIISFDIAEYIVSEFEKHKLRLFKMEDVSMGMWVEQFNSSRPVEYVHSLKFCQFGCIDDYYTAHYQSPRQMICLWRKLLLGKPRCCNVR